A region from the Parasphingopyxis sp. CP4 genome encodes:
- a CDS encoding ATP-dependent helicase codes for MTDPAEQPSEPPYLRVLNEPQREAVLTTDGPLLVLAGAGTGKTACLTARLAHLIWTRKAWPSEILAVTFTNKAAREMKERVARALEQDVEGMPWLGTFHAIGAKMLRRHAELVGLESNYTILDTDDQLRLLKQLIQVAEIDEKRWPPRLLAGLIDRWKNRGWLPTDVTADESEAYGNGKGQQLYQAYQDRLKALNACDFGDLLLHMLVILKQHRDVLELYQERFKYILVDEYQDTNSAQYLWLRLLAQERKNICVVGDDDQSIYSWRGAEVANILKFEKDFPGAKVVRLEQNYRSTQHILSAAAGVIDHNGGRLGKSLWTEGGDGEKVKVIGVWDGPEEARRIGEEIEAHQVKGGTLDDVAILVRAQFQTREFEDRFIQIGMPYRIVGGFRFYERQEIRDALAYLRVIVQPADDLAFERIVNTPKRGLGDKAVGMIHGHARRENIPLSLAAARILDTDELTARARNPLGELMTNFGRWRDLANDLPHPELCRQVLDESGYTAMWQNDRSAEAAGRLENLSELTRAMEEFDTLGSFLEHVSLVMDNDADRDSEKVTIMTIHAAKGLEFDTVFLAGWEEGVFPSQRSLDEGGAKSLEEERRLAYVAITRARRLCRIVHAANRRIYGQWTSSIPSRFIGELPEDHIDAETSMTGGESLWRANWSEQSDPFTNVTRADKRGPGWKRAAAAGTLPRTAKVMEAKASAASFAAKPRSDIAIGQRVFHQKFGYGAVEEIEGNKLEIEFEKAGRKRVLDSFVELA; via the coding sequence GTGACCGATCCTGCCGAGCAGCCCTCTGAACCGCCCTATCTGCGGGTTTTAAACGAACCGCAACGCGAAGCGGTATTGACAACCGACGGCCCCCTGCTTGTTCTCGCTGGTGCTGGCACCGGCAAGACAGCATGCCTGACAGCGCGGCTCGCCCATCTGATCTGGACCCGCAAGGCGTGGCCATCCGAAATCCTCGCGGTCACCTTCACCAACAAAGCAGCGCGGGAAATGAAGGAACGCGTCGCGCGGGCGCTTGAACAGGATGTTGAGGGCATGCCCTGGCTGGGGACATTTCATGCGATCGGCGCCAAGATGCTGCGTCGCCATGCCGAACTTGTAGGCCTTGAGAGCAATTACACGATCCTCGATACAGATGATCAGCTCCGCCTGCTCAAGCAACTGATCCAGGTCGCGGAGATTGACGAAAAGCGCTGGCCGCCAAGGCTTCTCGCAGGCCTAATCGATCGCTGGAAAAACCGGGGATGGCTCCCGACGGACGTTACCGCTGACGAGAGCGAAGCCTATGGAAACGGCAAGGGGCAACAGCTCTATCAAGCCTATCAGGATCGTCTGAAAGCGCTGAACGCCTGCGATTTTGGTGATCTTCTTCTCCATATGCTGGTGATCCTCAAACAGCATCGCGATGTGCTTGAGCTCTACCAAGAACGTTTCAAATATATCCTGGTCGACGAGTATCAGGACACGAACAGCGCCCAATATCTCTGGCTGAGGCTATTGGCGCAGGAACGGAAGAATATCTGCGTAGTCGGCGATGACGACCAGTCCATTTATTCATGGCGCGGCGCGGAAGTCGCCAATATCCTCAAATTTGAGAAGGATTTCCCGGGCGCAAAGGTCGTGCGGCTCGAGCAAAATTACCGATCGACCCAGCATATCCTGTCGGCTGCTGCGGGCGTCATCGATCATAATGGCGGTCGGCTTGGCAAGTCACTCTGGACCGAAGGTGGCGATGGCGAGAAGGTCAAGGTCATCGGCGTGTGGGATGGTCCGGAAGAAGCCCGGCGGATTGGCGAGGAAATCGAAGCCCATCAAGTAAAGGGCGGCACCCTCGACGATGTCGCGATCCTTGTCCGGGCCCAGTTCCAGACACGCGAATTCGAGGATCGCTTCATCCAGATTGGAATGCCCTATCGCATTGTCGGTGGCTTCCGCTTCTATGAGCGTCAGGAAATCCGCGACGCGCTGGCCTATCTTCGCGTGATTGTGCAACCGGCGGACGACCTGGCGTTTGAGCGCATCGTCAACACACCGAAACGAGGCCTTGGCGACAAGGCCGTTGGGATGATCCACGGTCATGCACGGCGCGAGAATATTCCGCTTAGCCTCGCCGCCGCGCGGATACTCGATACCGATGAACTAACCGCCCGAGCGCGCAATCCGCTCGGCGAGCTGATGACAAACTTTGGCCGCTGGCGTGATCTGGCGAATGACCTGCCGCATCCTGAACTGTGCCGTCAGGTGCTCGATGAATCCGGCTACACGGCTATGTGGCAAAATGATCGATCGGCCGAGGCTGCCGGTCGTTTGGAAAACCTCTCCGAGCTAACGCGCGCGATGGAGGAATTCGATACACTCGGCTCCTTCCTCGAACATGTCAGCCTGGTGATGGACAATGATGCGGATCGTGACTCGGAGAAAGTTACGATCATGACCATCCATGCCGCCAAAGGATTGGAGTTCGACACGGTATTCCTCGCTGGCTGGGAAGAAGGTGTATTCCCTTCGCAGAGATCGCTCGACGAAGGTGGCGCCAAAAGCCTCGAAGAAGAGCGCCGTCTCGCCTATGTCGCGATTACGCGTGCGCGTCGGCTCTGCCGGATCGTCCATGCCGCCAATCGCCGGATCTACGGTCAATGGACAAGCTCAATTCCATCCCGATTCATTGGCGAGCTTCCGGAAGATCATATCGACGCCGAAACAAGCATGACGGGCGGAGAATCCTTGTGGCGCGCCAATTGGTCCGAACAATCCGATCCTTTCACCAATGTCACGCGCGCGGATAAGCGGGGTCCTGGATGGAAGCGCGCGGCCGCGGCTGGCACCCTGCCCCGTACCGCAAAGGTCATGGAAGCCAAGGCCAGCGCGGCAAGCTTCGCTGCAAAGCCCCGATCAGACATCGCCATTGGCCAACGCGTCTTCCATCAGAAATTCGGCTATGGCGCCGTCGAAGAAATCGAAGGCAACAAGCTCGAAATTGAATTCGAGAAAGCTGGCCGTAAAAGAGTGCTCGACAGCTTTGTCGAACTGGCTTGA
- the rsmD gene encoding 16S rRNA (guanine(966)-N(2))-methyltransferase RsmD — MRIIGGEWRGRTIQAPPGDGTRPTTDRVREALFSMLASRLGSFEDLRVADLFAGSGALGLEALSRGAAHCTLVERDRGAVSALRTNIKSLGANADIITRPVEAIHAANNPCDLIFLDPPYGQGLVEATIPILTERGWIAPSAWLSIETEPGFETTLPGLTRDAMKTFGKSQLQLFRAT, encoded by the coding sequence ATGAGGATCATCGGCGGCGAATGGCGCGGCCGGACGATCCAAGCGCCGCCCGGCGATGGCACACGCCCGACCACGGATCGCGTCCGTGAGGCGCTTTTCTCGATGCTTGCAAGCCGTTTGGGCAGCTTTGAAGATCTACGCGTTGCCGATCTGTTTGCGGGAAGCGGTGCGCTCGGGCTGGAGGCCCTGTCGCGGGGCGCCGCCCATTGTACACTTGTCGAGCGCGATCGCGGAGCGGTCAGTGCACTTCGGACAAACATCAAATCGCTCGGTGCAAATGCCGATATTATTACCCGCCCAGTTGAGGCGATTCACGCCGCCAACAATCCCTGCGATTTGATCTTCCTCGACCCACCCTACGGTCAGGGATTGGTCGAAGCCACAATCCCGATACTCACCGAGCGAGGCTGGATAGCACCATCGGCATGGCTAAGCATTGAGACTGAACCTGGATTTGAAACGACCCTGCCCGGCCTCACCCGTGATGCCATGAAGACGTTCGGTAAATCCCAACTTCAGCTGTTTCGCGCAACTTAG
- a CDS encoding pseudouridine synthase, with translation MPGPRKQRDEQRIAKLLARAGVASRREVERMIAAGRIAIDGKVLDTPATLVKSLHGVTVDGNPVSQPIPAKLYCFHKPAGLLTTERDPKGRPTIYDKLPKGLPRLMPIGRLDLNTEGLLLLTNDGGLKREMELPSTGVDRIYRARAFGDIRQEQLERLIDGITIDGVRYGSIDANLERRTGRNQWIELKLAEGKNREVRKVLEHFGLKVSRLIRTAYGPFYLGDIPKGGVEQIRQHDLVKFRKSLK, from the coding sequence ATGCCGGGGCCCCGAAAACAGAGAGACGAACAGCGTATCGCAAAGCTGCTTGCGCGCGCGGGCGTCGCGTCTCGCCGGGAAGTTGAGCGCATGATTGCCGCCGGGCGCATTGCGATTGATGGTAAGGTGCTCGACACGCCAGCAACTCTGGTGAAATCGCTCCATGGCGTCACTGTCGACGGTAATCCAGTCAGCCAACCGATCCCTGCCAAGCTCTATTGTTTCCATAAACCGGCAGGGCTGCTGACGACTGAGCGAGATCCCAAAGGTCGCCCAACGATTTACGACAAACTCCCAAAAGGCCTTCCGCGGCTGATGCCCATTGGCCGCCTGGATCTGAATACCGAAGGTTTGCTGCTGCTCACCAATGACGGTGGGCTGAAACGCGAGATGGAGCTGCCTTCAACCGGGGTGGACCGGATTTATCGCGCGCGCGCTTTTGGTGATATCCGCCAGGAACAGCTGGAACGGCTCATCGACGGAATTACGATCGATGGCGTTCGCTATGGCTCGATCGACGCCAATCTTGAACGGCGCACCGGCCGCAACCAATGGATTGAGCTGAAGCTTGCCGAGGGCAAGAATCGCGAGGTCCGCAAAGTACTTGAACATTTCGGTCTGAAGGTCAGTCGACTGATCCGCACCGCCTATGGCCCCTTCTATCTCGGCGACATCCCCAAAGGGGGTGTTGAGCAAATCCGCCAGCACGATCTGGTGAAGTTCCGCAAGTCCCTCAAATGA
- a CDS encoding thioredoxin family protein: MAVGLSGCSGAPEQPVAIEPTDIVLASAPAAPISIELFTSQSCSSCPPADRLVGELVDDPNLVIISRPVTYWDRLGWRDTLAREENTQLQRHYADTLSRGGGRSYTPQAVVGGRIGLVGSRRGELEAAITEVGEDASDISVDVTGDADNGFRVSLSGPANREAIVRLLALDSSETVSIGRGENGGRSVTYTNILRAEQDLARYSGGSLDIEIGRGLVSVDGSDRYAIIVRSETGGPILAARYLGS; the protein is encoded by the coding sequence TTGGCTGTTGGTTTGTCTGGGTGCAGCGGCGCTCCGGAACAGCCTGTCGCGATTGAACCAACAGATATCGTACTTGCTTCGGCTCCGGCCGCTCCCATCTCCATTGAGCTTTTCACCAGCCAGAGCTGTTCTTCCTGTCCACCGGCGGACAGATTGGTCGGCGAGCTTGTCGATGATCCGAACCTCGTCATCATTTCCCGGCCTGTCACCTATTGGGATCGGCTCGGTTGGCGAGATACTTTGGCACGTGAAGAGAATACGCAACTCCAGCGCCATTATGCCGACACCCTGTCCCGGGGTGGTGGGCGATCATATACTCCGCAGGCGGTAGTCGGCGGGCGGATTGGCTTGGTCGGGTCTCGTCGTGGCGAGCTTGAAGCCGCGATTACCGAGGTCGGAGAAGACGCATCGGATATATCAGTCGATGTAACGGGAGACGCCGATAACGGCTTTCGCGTATCGCTGAGCGGTCCGGCCAATCGGGAAGCCATCGTCCGGCTATTGGCCTTGGATAGCAGCGAAACGGTCAGCATAGGACGCGGAGAAAACGGCGGACGCTCAGTTACTTATACCAATATCCTCCGCGCCGAGCAGGATCTTGCGCGGTATTCCGGCGGTTCGCTGGATATCGAGATCGGCCGGGGCTTAGTGAGCGTTGACGGCAGTGATCGGTATGCGATCATTGTACGCAGCGAAACAGGCGGGCCGATCCTCGCCGCCCGATATCTGGGCAGTTAG
- a CDS encoding MFS transporter: protein MAEEKLTGFRLLGAAMKNRKMGLMLVFGFAAGLPYALLLGTLYAWLSTAEVDLETMGVFSLIGLAYAFKFLWSPVVDRVELPILGKLGRRKGWLIVTQTLLGAILITLSLLNPSTSLGWFSLLAGIGAFASATQDIVIDAWRVDVADEIATLDILSTVYQLGYRIAALAGGALALFMADVVGWPWVYAGMGVAMLLISAASWVAPDTPRPAENVFVTELRQPGSLTPKVRSYALGIVSVFWLWALITVIVFMVRSLGSDPASRPNPTDFIQVYGPLIVIATVIVPAIIAAVLEYWRRSGKFLTDSNVPAQNGIDRMVDHGYVALLLPLSELMGRLRWAAILVLGLILTYRLTDSIWGPFAYPFYLDELGYTNSEVAIASKFFGVAMTMLGISLGAVLFALIGRMPTLIIGAATAAATNLLYAELALGGAMLDAFGQLTGLSWVFAQFGADERMFRLMLAIAGENLAGGLAGAAFVAYLSSITSKTYSAVQYALLSSLTFLVGALGRGALGEAIEIYGYADIFRFTAALGMIAVILCSFEWMRYRQENENREQAPATA, encoded by the coding sequence ATGGCAGAAGAAAAACTCACGGGTTTTCGATTGCTGGGCGCAGCAATGAAGAACCGAAAGATGGGCTTGATGCTCGTATTCGGTTTTGCTGCTGGGCTGCCCTACGCGCTGTTGCTTGGCACCCTATACGCCTGGCTGTCGACGGCCGAGGTTGATCTGGAAACCATGGGCGTCTTTTCGCTCATCGGGCTTGCTTATGCGTTCAAATTCTTGTGGTCGCCTGTTGTCGATAGAGTTGAACTGCCGATCCTTGGCAAGTTGGGGCGAAGAAAAGGCTGGTTGATTGTCACGCAGACCCTGCTTGGCGCCATTCTGATTACGCTATCGCTTCTAAACCCTTCAACGTCACTAGGTTGGTTTTCTCTGCTTGCAGGAATTGGCGCATTTGCCTCTGCCACTCAGGACATTGTGATTGATGCATGGCGCGTTGATGTCGCGGACGAGATCGCAACATTGGATATTCTCTCAACTGTGTACCAGCTGGGTTATCGGATTGCGGCACTGGCGGGCGGTGCATTGGCACTGTTTATGGCAGATGTTGTGGGTTGGCCTTGGGTCTATGCCGGTATGGGTGTGGCGATGTTGCTAATCAGCGCAGCGAGCTGGGTGGCACCAGACACACCAAGACCAGCCGAAAATGTGTTTGTCACAGAGCTCCGCCAGCCAGGCTCCTTGACACCTAAGGTTCGAAGCTATGCGCTTGGAATAGTATCAGTATTTTGGCTTTGGGCGTTGATTACCGTGATTGTATTCATGGTTCGATCATTGGGATCAGACCCTGCTTCACGTCCCAACCCAACGGATTTTATCCAAGTTTACGGACCGCTGATTGTGATCGCTACCGTCATTGTGCCTGCGATCATTGCGGCAGTCCTGGAGTATTGGCGGCGATCCGGAAAATTTCTCACGGATAGTAACGTCCCAGCACAGAATGGCATCGATCGTATGGTCGATCACGGATATGTTGCGCTGCTGCTTCCTTTGTCGGAATTAATGGGCAGACTTAGGTGGGCTGCAATCCTCGTCTTGGGTCTAATTCTGACGTATCGGCTTACCGATTCAATCTGGGGGCCTTTCGCCTATCCCTTTTATCTGGATGAGCTCGGTTATACGAACAGCGAAGTCGCCATTGCGTCGAAATTCTTTGGTGTCGCTATGACTATGCTGGGAATCTCCCTTGGCGCAGTTCTTTTTGCACTAATTGGTCGTATGCCAACGCTCATTATCGGCGCTGCAACAGCGGCAGCAACGAACTTGCTCTACGCTGAATTGGCTCTGGGTGGAGCAATGCTCGATGCGTTTGGCCAGCTGACTGGGCTATCCTGGGTTTTTGCACAATTTGGTGCGGATGAGCGGATGTTCAGGCTCATGCTTGCGATTGCCGGTGAAAATCTGGCTGGCGGATTGGCCGGCGCGGCGTTCGTTGCCTATCTTTCATCGATTACGAGTAAGACATACAGCGCTGTCCAATATGCTCTCTTGTCTTCTTTGACCTTCTTGGTTGGCGCCCTTGGACGAGGAGCACTGGGCGAAGCTATTGAGATTTATGGCTATGCAGACATTTTCCGCTTCACGGCCGCTTTGGGCATGATCGCGGTTATTCTATGTTCATTTGAATGGATGCGATACCGCCAGGAAAACGAGAATAGGGAGCAGGCGCCCGCGACGGCTTAG
- a CDS encoding folylpolyglutamate synthase/dihydrofolate synthase family protein has translation MPDHARSDDPAVQRQLDRLALLSPGRDTLGLERITALLDRLGNPEASLPPVFHVAGTNGKGSTCAFLRAAIEAAGLKAHVYTSPHLVRFNERIRIAGTLIDDGELAALLAEVLDQAEGIDPSFFEATTAAALLAFSRTDADACVIEVGLGGRLDATNVIDRPLVTGIAHLGVDHEAFLGADIVGIAAEKAGIAKRGRPLITQEYDKPLADSIARIAAANGAEWIARGRDWRGAAYRGELHYRDHSKRLRLPLPKLPGDHQTDNALLALAMLSHQQTLDVPEGALRAAMGWAEWPARLQKLEPGPLIEAVAGTRDVWLDGGHNLLAANAIAAHFEDEDGLHLILGMLSNKDAEGFLRALPNLRSAIFVPVDGHASHDPDALVVIASNSGVSARSAADIPTAIAAFAERDFADNHPLLISGSLYLAGEILRLNDNIPD, from the coding sequence ATGCCCGATCATGCCCGTTCGGATGATCCGGCGGTTCAGCGACAGTTAGACCGCCTCGCCCTGCTCTCTCCGGGCCGGGATACGCTGGGCCTTGAGCGGATAACGGCCTTGCTCGATCGGCTCGGCAATCCGGAAGCTAGTCTCCCGCCCGTCTTTCATGTTGCCGGTACCAATGGCAAAGGGTCGACCTGCGCGTTTCTGCGTGCCGCCATCGAGGCAGCGGGTCTCAAAGCGCATGTTTACACCAGCCCACACCTGGTGCGGTTCAACGAGCGCATACGGATTGCCGGCACGCTTATTGACGATGGCGAACTTGCTGCCTTGCTCGCAGAAGTGCTGGATCAGGCCGAGGGAATTGACCCGAGTTTTTTTGAAGCCACCACAGCTGCCGCCTTGCTCGCTTTCTCCCGGACAGACGCTGATGCGTGCGTCATCGAGGTCGGCCTTGGCGGGCGGCTGGATGCAACCAATGTGATCGATCGCCCGCTTGTTACCGGTATCGCCCATCTCGGTGTTGACCATGAGGCGTTTCTAGGCGCGGATATTGTTGGGATCGCAGCAGAGAAAGCCGGGATCGCGAAGCGTGGTCGCCCACTCATTACGCAGGAGTATGACAAGCCCCTTGCAGATTCTATCGCTCGGATAGCGGCCGCCAATGGCGCGGAATGGATCGCGCGTGGGCGCGATTGGCGCGGAGCCGCCTATCGCGGCGAACTCCATTATCGCGATCACAGCAAACGGCTTCGACTGCCGCTCCCCAAACTGCCCGGCGATCATCAGACGGACAATGCGCTGCTTGCCTTGGCCATGCTCTCTCATCAACAAACGCTCGATGTTCCCGAAGGCGCGTTACGGGCGGCAATGGGTTGGGCAGAATGGCCGGCACGCTTGCAGAAACTCGAACCCGGGCCGCTAATTGAAGCCGTGGCCGGAACCCGTGATGTCTGGCTGGATGGCGGACATAATTTGTTGGCAGCGAATGCGATAGCCGCACATTTTGAGGATGAAGATGGCCTGCATCTGATCCTTGGCATGCTCTCCAACAAAGATGCGGAGGGCTTTCTGCGCGCGCTGCCCAATCTCCGCTCGGCGATATTCGTACCGGTAGACGGCCATGCCAGCCATGATCCAGACGCGTTGGTTGTGATTGCGTCCAATAGCGGCGTAAGCGCTCGATCCGCAGCGGATATTCCGACTGCAATCGCGGCCTTTGCCGAACGGGATTTTGCCGACAATCACCCGCTGTTGATTTCGGGTTCGCTCTATCTGGCTGGCGAAATCCTACGGCTGAACGATAATATTCCTGATTAG
- the accD gene encoding acetyl-CoA carboxylase, carboxyltransferase subunit beta produces MNWFNNVRNRIPFISKRTTDDTLWHKCRDCQQMVYTKEYEENLSVCPECGFHGRIGPMQRFLQLFDDHSWEVLPAPKVKEDPLKFRDQKRYVDRLKAARAATGETDAFLNAKGTIKNQTAVIGVQDFAFMGGSMGLAVGEAFVRGARAAIEAQCPYIVFTASGGARMQEGALSLMQMPKMTVAVEELREAGLPYIVVLTDPTSGGVMASYAMLGDVQISEPKALLAFTGRRVIENTIREKLPDNFQSAEYLLDHGALDMIVARKELRDTLAQLIDFLAPGKRAA; encoded by the coding sequence ATGAACTGGTTCAACAATGTCCGAAACCGGATACCGTTCATTTCCAAGCGGACGACCGATGACACGCTGTGGCATAAATGCCGGGACTGTCAGCAGATGGTCTACACCAAGGAATATGAGGAAAATCTGTCGGTCTGCCCCGAATGCGGCTTTCACGGCCGGATCGGACCGATGCAGCGCTTCCTACAGCTATTCGATGATCATAGCTGGGAAGTTTTGCCGGCACCCAAGGTCAAGGAAGATCCCCTCAAGTTTCGCGACCAGAAACGCTATGTTGATCGACTAAAAGCCGCCCGCGCTGCGACCGGCGAAACGGATGCATTTTTGAATGCAAAGGGTACGATCAAGAACCAGACCGCTGTTATCGGTGTTCAGGATTTCGCCTTTATGGGCGGTTCCATGGGCCTTGCCGTCGGCGAAGCCTTTGTGCGCGGAGCCCGCGCTGCGATTGAAGCCCAATGCCCCTATATCGTTTTCACCGCATCGGGCGGTGCGCGGATGCAGGAAGGCGCGCTCTCCCTCATGCAGATGCCGAAGATGACGGTTGCTGTTGAGGAGCTGCGTGAGGCCGGCCTGCCCTATATTGTCGTACTGACCGACCCGACGTCTGGCGGCGTCATGGCCAGCTATGCCATGTTGGGCGATGTCCAGATTTCAGAACCCAAGGCACTGCTGGCGTTCACCGGTCGCCGGGTGATCGAAAATACGATCCGCGAGAAACTGCCCGATAACTTCCAGAGCGCAGAATATCTTCTCGACCATGGTGCATTGGATATGATCGTGGCGCGAAAGGAGCTCCGGGACACCCTGGCCCAGCTGATCGATTTTCTCGCTCCGGGCAAACGAGCAGCCTGA
- the trpA gene encoding tryptophan synthase subunit alpha has translation MTGRIAETFQACKDKDRAALVAFVTAGDPTPGDTAMVLDALVEGGADVIELGMPFTDPMADGPSIQEANLRSLGAGTRTEDIFAIAKAFRDRHPTVPLVLMGYANPMVIRGPTWFAKQCADAGVDGIICVDIPTEEDEALGPALRVASIDTIRLATPTTDAKRLPAVLDGASGFLYYVSVAGITGKQQAAQNSIADAVAKLKAETDLPISVGFGVRTPEQAADIARVADGVVVGSAIVELVGEHGAKAAGPVKDYVASLSAAIHAARN, from the coding sequence GTGACCGGGCGGATCGCGGAGACATTCCAGGCGTGCAAAGACAAGGATCGCGCGGCGCTGGTTGCCTTTGTTACCGCAGGCGATCCGACACCGGGCGATACCGCAATGGTGCTGGATGCACTTGTCGAAGGTGGCGCCGACGTCATTGAACTCGGCATGCCCTTCACTGACCCGATGGCCGATGGACCGTCGATCCAGGAGGCCAATCTGCGGTCGCTTGGCGCCGGTACGCGGACGGAGGATATCTTTGCGATCGCCAAAGCATTTCGAGACCGGCACCCCACCGTCCCACTGGTCTTGATGGGATATGCGAACCCGATGGTCATTCGCGGCCCCACCTGGTTTGCCAAACAATGTGCGGATGCTGGCGTCGATGGGATTATCTGCGTCGATATCCCGACCGAGGAAGATGAAGCGCTTGGGCCGGCATTGCGCGTGGCCAGTATTGACACGATCCGGCTCGCGACGCCGACAACTGATGCGAAGCGCCTGCCCGCCGTGTTGGATGGAGCATCCGGATTTCTCTACTATGTCTCGGTCGCCGGAATAACCGGCAAGCAACAGGCAGCGCAGAACAGTATTGCCGATGCCGTCGCCAAGCTGAAAGCGGAGACGGATCTGCCGATTTCGGTGGGCTTTGGCGTACGGACACCAGAGCAAGCAGCCGATATTGCCCGGGTTGCAGATGGTGTTGTCGTGGGATCCGCGATCGTCGAACTCGTCGGCGAACATGGCGCCAAGGCCGCGGGCCCTGTGAAAGACTATGTTGCATCGCTTTCAGCGGCTATACACGCAGCGCGTAACTGA
- the trpB gene encoding tryptophan synthase subunit beta produces the protein MTSQTPPPNSYRAQPDDRGHFGEFGGRYVAETLMPLILDLEKEYRAAQKDPEFKAQFDDLLEHYVGRPSPLYYAERLTELLRQNAPEGMGAEIWFKRDELNHTGAHKINNCIGQILLAVRMGKTRIIAETGAGQHGVATATVAARFGLPCVVYMGARDMERQQPNVFRMKLLGAEVIPVESGARTLKDAMNEALRDWVANVDDTFYIIGTAAGPHPYPEMVRDFQSVIGTEARQQLMDRTGQLPDLLVAAIGGGSNALGLFHPFLDDKIVEMMGVEAAGEGLNKKHAASLSGGSPGILHGNKTYLLQDEDGQIAEAHSISAGLDYPGIGPEHSWLKETERVMYTSVTDDEALDAFQLLCRAEGIIPALEPSHALAVTIAEAPKRKKDEIILMNLCGRGDKDIFTVAEALGVEM, from the coding sequence ATGACCTCTCAAACCCCTCCCCCCAACAGCTATCGCGCGCAGCCCGATGACCGTGGTCATTTCGGCGAGTTTGGTGGCCGCTATGTCGCCGAAACGCTGATGCCCCTGATCCTTGATCTCGAAAAGGAATATCGGGCAGCGCAAAAGGATCCGGAGTTCAAAGCCCAGTTCGACGATCTGCTCGAACATTATGTCGGCCGTCCATCGCCGCTCTATTACGCCGAACGGCTCACCGAGTTGCTGCGACAGAATGCGCCGGAAGGAATGGGCGCAGAAATCTGGTTCAAACGCGATGAACTCAACCATACCGGTGCACACAAGATCAACAATTGCATCGGCCAGATCTTGCTCGCCGTCCGGATGGGCAAAACGCGGATAATTGCTGAGACAGGCGCCGGGCAGCATGGAGTGGCGACTGCGACGGTGGCGGCGCGCTTCGGCCTGCCCTGCGTCGTATATATGGGCGCTCGCGACATGGAGCGTCAGCAGCCCAATGTCTTCCGCATGAAACTACTTGGCGCGGAGGTCATTCCGGTCGAAAGCGGCGCGCGCACCCTGAAAGACGCGATGAACGAAGCGCTGCGCGATTGGGTCGCGAATGTGGATGATACATTCTACATTATCGGCACCGCAGCCGGCCCCCATCCCTATCCGGAGATGGTACGCGATTTCCAAAGCGTGATCGGCACGGAAGCGCGGCAGCAACTCATGGATCGCACCGGACAGTTACCCGATCTGTTGGTGGCAGCGATTGGCGGTGGTTCCAATGCGCTCGGCCTGTTCCATCCTTTCCTGGATGACAAGATTGTTGAGATGATGGGCGTTGAAGCCGCCGGCGAAGGACTAAACAAGAAACATGCGGCGAGCCTGTCAGGCGGGTCTCCCGGTATTCTCCACGGCAACAAGACCTATTTGTTGCAGGATGAGGACGGCCAGATTGCCGAGGCGCACTCGATCAGCGCGGGCCTCGACTATCCGGGCATCGGACCTGAGCATAGCTGGCTCAAGGAAACCGAGCGGGTGATGTATACCAGTGTGACCGATGATGAAGCGCTGGATGCATTTCAGCTCCTGTGCCGTGCCGAGGGCATTATCCCGGCGCTCGAACCCAGCCATGCTCTCGCCGTAACAATTGCGGAAGCCCCCAAACGGAAAAAGGATGAGATCATCCTGATGAATCTGTGTGGCCGGGGTGACAAGGACATCTTCACCGTTGCAGAAGCGCTCGGAGTAGAAATGTGA